In Vibrio sp. NTOU-M3, the following proteins share a genomic window:
- a CDS encoding DUF2931 family protein produces MKYVVLLASLLLSVSINAFSKAPDIPQDFPKWRIGYAMSSFFPVKVTQAYGINEEQDWTSYVHNWMHFMRRTDISRVRKSLPNYDGFGIALGTSVAYLKQVGGARNLPDTIYIYWASLTNAKFYVTKFNLSETVKKQMTTQGIFNYSDGTTDSCYNTDIVFGFLPNGNTKIWLDGCGEYIYLTEIEPDSEVDRDTFGNDAEIYKKNYADRIAKRAEAEGAKLFPIPWDKVNKVYEWQPPKNN; encoded by the coding sequence ATGAAATATGTCGTGTTATTGGCAAGTTTGTTGCTATCGGTGAGTATTAACGCTTTTTCAAAGGCCCCTGATATTCCTCAAGATTTTCCTAAATGGCGTATTGGTTACGCTATGTCGTCATTTTTTCCAGTTAAAGTTACGCAAGCATATGGAATCAATGAAGAGCAAGATTGGACTTCGTATGTTCATAACTGGATGCATTTTATGAGGCGAACTGACATATCAAGGGTTAGGAAATCATTGCCTAATTATGATGGATTTGGTATTGCATTGGGAACTAGTGTCGCTTATTTAAAACAGGTCGGTGGTGCAAGAAACCTACCTGATACCATATATATTTATTGGGCATCACTTACGAATGCTAAGTTTTATGTGACTAAATTTAACTTATCAGAAACTGTTAAAAAGCAGATGACAACTCAAGGAATCTTTAACTATTCTGATGGCACAACCGATTCGTGTTATAACACGGATATTGTTTTTGGTTTTCTTCCTAATGGAAATACTAAGATTTGGTTAGATGGTTGCGGTGAGTATATTTACCTAACTGAAATAGAGCCTGATTCAGAAGTAGATAGAGACACTTTTGGGAACGATGCGGAAATATACAAAAAAAATTATGCCGATAGGATAGCTAAGCGCGCTGAAGCTGAGGGAGCAAAACTGTTCCCTATTCCTTGGGATAAAGTTAACAAAGTCTATGAATGGCAACCGCCAAAGAACAATTAA
- a CDS encoding alkaline phosphatase family protein, producing the protein MARFVLRVTATAIACVLPLSSASADVGNTPLVGGVFNSTHVLKNQITSSLSYSTKFARDLSLFTIGGLTLEAYVLTLPLEAKTKARVMSQIADPSYAIPLGYFLYQFYERYTGVDDEDVFKAYLQTVYDQQALKGFEHSLFSISQPTIGEQTEHVKDQGHHEGIKVDREFIAAMVTVYDALVDIGQWQDQDYLPEHYQYLTDSPDDLALVAKIQPIVIGIMNQALSGMDEGDMKAALQAIVDDGKPENHSKVNNKAQAITITLIDFVRLNVLKAYRQFVFQDERATLLSNWMQDAFSDSPQTLLDFLTSQQNRRFAVQVTVDGLQQGLIEGLVDPEKPFLKQAYQTHINQQKLATELPTSSPEHIQDVRFMHVLSEQVYKDPHYLPFFKRLYQDSYNSIARVGISSTPTISVRNLPIIKTGAKVSGEQGTGIPNFHFVDRHEDRAYYFFGNDALQLDRLMQANKVQTMFDRLVHLKTLNCNAQYDWNAHISYDGLVNLGAGEALRDFGEKRCLRELEERAQIEQQLTVVRNKLIEDVQRYQQIPFWDIYTKLTRKWKLKQELEAYAKLDNFGMPDYTLIYNPWPDHFAHFVGPFSDEIIMPSGELNRLDYWLGRVENAYREAGVYERTLWGMAGDHGLAPVYYSLNPEKAIFTPLETKLGYPLIIKKISSDEGEGPKITNALNSPSNKHIDVVVASTAGGNFMMDFFNSSSGWQIQPTYAELTQWRPLNAANNNAVNIVQESLDYLKDTLDYMVIRETACDDKQCEIRLIANRDGQRIDEHIIRKGERFYYGKLDGRSGELLQTQQLNHYLPPPTEKELNQFSELVERCIQRVKQEDPMTWCSAQEWRDLTRYTPRPDSVVQLAYLYAEDRAGTINLFPREGIGYNTKVPGRHAGESYLEKDAFIGFWGKPIGAQAIPLISEANGSLAPTLYQYLTGEQVQVGERGWGYPSLIDKLDIQ; encoded by the coding sequence ATGGCTAGGTTTGTTCTTCGAGTGACAGCAACGGCGATTGCATGTGTGTTACCGCTGAGTTCTGCGTCTGCCGATGTTGGGAATACACCATTAGTTGGTGGGGTGTTTAATTCCACCCATGTTCTCAAAAATCAAATAACGTCGTCATTGAGTTATTCGACCAAATTTGCCAGAGATTTGTCACTGTTCACCATTGGTGGACTGACTCTAGAGGCGTACGTATTGACCCTACCTTTAGAAGCTAAAACAAAAGCAAGGGTCATGAGCCAAATCGCGGACCCAAGTTACGCCATCCCTTTGGGCTATTTTCTGTATCAGTTTTATGAGCGTTACACTGGGGTCGATGACGAAGATGTATTTAAAGCTTATTTACAAACAGTTTATGATCAACAGGCGCTAAAAGGGTTTGAACATAGCTTGTTCTCTATTTCTCAGCCAACCATAGGCGAACAAACTGAACATGTAAAAGATCAAGGACATCATGAAGGTATCAAAGTCGATCGCGAGTTTATTGCTGCGATGGTCACGGTGTACGATGCGCTAGTTGATATCGGGCAGTGGCAAGATCAAGACTACCTACCAGAACACTATCAATACCTTACCGATTCGCCAGATGACTTGGCATTGGTTGCCAAAATACAACCTATAGTGATTGGAATCATGAACCAAGCGCTTTCAGGTATGGATGAAGGCGACATGAAAGCGGCGCTACAGGCCATTGTTGATGACGGTAAACCTGAAAATCACAGTAAGGTAAACAATAAAGCACAGGCAATAACGATAACGCTCATTGACTTTGTTCGATTGAATGTACTCAAAGCATATCGACAATTTGTTTTCCAAGATGAGCGTGCAACACTTTTGTCCAACTGGATGCAAGATGCCTTTTCTGATTCACCACAAACGCTACTCGACTTTTTGACATCACAGCAGAACCGACGCTTTGCAGTTCAGGTAACTGTCGATGGTTTACAACAAGGGTTAATAGAGGGGCTGGTTGACCCCGAGAAGCCGTTTTTAAAACAAGCCTATCAAACACACATCAATCAACAAAAGTTGGCCACAGAGCTACCAACAAGCTCTCCTGAACACATACAGGACGTGAGGTTTATGCATGTTCTGTCAGAACAAGTTTATAAAGATCCGCATTACTTGCCTTTTTTTAAACGGCTTTACCAAGACAGCTACAACTCAATTGCTCGCGTGGGCATTTCCTCGACTCCAACGATCAGTGTTAGAAACTTACCTATCATAAAAACAGGAGCAAAAGTATCGGGGGAACAGGGCACAGGTATTCCAAATTTCCATTTTGTCGATCGTCATGAGGATCGTGCGTATTACTTTTTTGGCAATGACGCCTTGCAACTGGATCGGTTGATGCAAGCCAACAAGGTGCAAACCATGTTTGATCGCTTAGTCCATTTAAAAACACTCAATTGCAACGCACAGTACGATTGGAATGCACATATCAGCTATGACGGTTTAGTCAACCTAGGCGCCGGAGAAGCACTGCGTGATTTTGGGGAAAAGCGTTGTTTACGAGAGTTGGAAGAGCGTGCGCAAATAGAGCAGCAATTAACAGTGGTTCGGAATAAATTGATTGAGGATGTGCAACGCTACCAACAAATTCCTTTCTGGGATATTTACACAAAGCTCACACGCAAATGGAAGTTAAAGCAAGAACTTGAAGCTTATGCAAAACTCGATAATTTTGGGATGCCCGATTACACATTGATTTACAATCCTTGGCCGGATCATTTTGCGCATTTTGTTGGCCCATTTAGCGATGAAATCATCATGCCTTCCGGAGAGCTGAATCGTTTGGATTATTGGTTAGGTCGAGTCGAAAATGCCTACAGGGAAGCTGGTGTTTATGAACGAACGCTATGGGGAATGGCAGGGGATCATGGTTTAGCGCCAGTTTATTATTCGCTCAACCCAGAGAAGGCCATTTTTACACCATTAGAAACAAAGCTAGGCTATCCACTGATCATCAAGAAAATATCGTCTGATGAAGGGGAAGGCCCGAAAATTACCAATGCGCTTAACTCGCCATCAAATAAGCATATCGATGTTGTGGTTGCCTCTACCGCTGGAGGTAATTTTATGATGGATTTCTTTAACTCATCATCCGGCTGGCAAATCCAGCCAACATACGCAGAGTTAACGCAGTGGCGACCACTGAACGCAGCTAATAATAACGCCGTTAATATCGTACAAGAAAGTCTTGATTACTTAAAAGATACGCTCGACTATATGGTTATTAGAGAGACGGCCTGCGATGACAAACAGTGTGAAATACGCTTGATCGCAAATCGTGATGGACAGAGGATTGACGAGCACATTATTCGAAAAGGTGAGCGATTCTACTATGGGAAGCTTGATGGCCGTTCAGGAGAACTGTTGCAAACTCAACAGTTAAATCATTACCTGCCACCTCCAACTGAGAAAGAGTTGAATCAGTTTAGTGAGTTGGTTGAACGATGTATTCAAAGGGTGAAGCAAGAAGATCCTATGACGTGGTGCTCTGCGCAAGAGTGGCGCGATTTAACGCGTTACACGCCGAGACCAGACTCTGTGGTGCAACTGGCCTATTTATATGCGGAGGATCGGGCGGGCACCATCAACCTCTTCCCACGAGAAGGTATTGGCTATAACACCAAAGTTCCCGGCCGTCATGCTGGAGAAAGCTACTTAGAGAAAGATGCATTTATCGGTTTCTGGGGCAAGCCAATTGGTGCGCAGGCAATACCATTGATCTCTGAAGCAAACGGGTCACTCGCACCGACGCTTTATCAATATCTAACAGGAGAGCAAGTGCAAGTGGGTGAACGTGGCTGGGGATACCCATCTTTAATAGATAAGTTGGACATTCAATAG
- a CDS encoding DUF2235 domain-containing protein — protein sequence MRATGTSEYCLPCEDLSHWIEILIRDEHNQPFENVAGVIIDATNKKHDVTLSEEPIFLEDLPAGPVKLVLNAEEWVKEAQADPHAKNTECDPVEEFAASYEGHEASTAQYFTVTTGDLTELPTTISLPERHTKGKADSVRFLTNKSYVLRVRAYNFITLRVGMFFDGTGNNTYSAQWGKKELDKYYSKWRNKYYVQANKKIPDWPSDMFTYPDDEKFHFFWEEDYAVDGSASNELTNIQKLHDLYLSDTYAPEHGAFILREYITGIGTGNDTDNTKPADESVYIGQATGLGEYGVEAKVDTGIKQLCSNLASLKRKREYSELAVDGIGKIELDTFGFSRGAAAARHFANVVIDGETGSFAKEFVEACKTHKIGLKSGFDWSKNEFCHIKFIGLFDTVAAIFDPRKLDFTPHNDRNGSVRLWLDPERIERVVHITAHKKTEYRYNFCLNQINPADNFLEFVVPGAHSDLGGGYQSLQAYREISTNGKVDYLLPLLERKRIKRITERVGISGRDNAKKKVREKLEAVIEKEKLLGWQRSDFHIDDSKIVYRGRHDQAYLIGTLELKRRVEGDLSRLYLRVMYGFAEHADVPINDDDGLIWTEEGDSFYSVPNQVGGVPFAGICEDALKKAKEGELLADLDVSEADKIVDSKIMNDFTKANLIHHSSDDSIANKPHKEGSTYVREIFACKKDS from the coding sequence ATGAGAGCCACCGGTACCAGTGAATATTGTTTGCCCTGTGAAGACCTGAGTCATTGGATTGAAATCTTAATCAGAGACGAGCACAACCAACCGTTTGAGAATGTTGCAGGTGTCATCATCGATGCCACCAACAAAAAGCATGACGTAACACTTAGCGAAGAACCTATCTTCCTAGAAGACCTACCTGCGGGGCCTGTGAAGCTGGTGCTCAATGCTGAAGAGTGGGTGAAAGAAGCACAAGCTGATCCTCATGCAAAAAATACAGAGTGCGATCCAGTTGAAGAGTTTGCGGCTTCCTATGAAGGGCATGAAGCTTCCACAGCGCAATACTTTACAGTGACAACTGGCGATCTAACCGAACTCCCCACCACTATTTCACTACCCGAACGCCACACAAAAGGAAAAGCGGACTCAGTAAGGTTCCTCACCAATAAATCCTATGTATTGCGTGTAAGGGCTTATAACTTTATTACGCTACGTGTTGGGATGTTTTTTGATGGCACAGGCAACAATACTTATAGCGCCCAATGGGGTAAAAAAGAGTTAGATAAGTATTACTCGAAGTGGCGTAATAAGTACTACGTTCAAGCGAATAAAAAGATACCAGATTGGCCAAGCGATATGTTCACTTACCCAGATGATGAGAAGTTTCATTTTTTTTGGGAAGAAGATTACGCAGTGGATGGTAGCGCATCCAACGAACTTACTAATATTCAAAAACTGCATGATCTGTATCTGAGTGATACATATGCGCCTGAACACGGGGCATTTATTCTACGCGAGTATATTACTGGTATAGGGACTGGGAATGATACGGACAATACAAAACCAGCGGACGAGTCTGTATATATCGGACAAGCAACTGGGTTGGGTGAGTATGGTGTTGAAGCAAAAGTAGATACAGGGATCAAGCAACTGTGTTCAAACTTAGCTTCTCTAAAGCGCAAACGCGAATATAGCGAGTTAGCCGTGGATGGAATTGGGAAAATTGAGCTAGATACTTTTGGTTTTAGTCGTGGAGCTGCTGCCGCTCGACACTTTGCCAACGTTGTTATTGACGGAGAAACAGGCTCATTTGCAAAAGAATTTGTTGAAGCTTGTAAGACACATAAAATAGGTTTAAAGAGCGGTTTTGATTGGAGTAAAAATGAATTTTGTCATATTAAATTTATTGGTTTGTTTGATACGGTAGCAGCTATTTTTGACCCTAGAAAACTAGATTTCACTCCTCATAATGATCGAAATGGTAGCGTCCGTTTATGGCTTGATCCAGAAAGGATCGAACGAGTTGTTCATATCACTGCCCATAAGAAAACTGAGTATCGTTATAACTTCTGTTTAAACCAGATCAATCCAGCAGATAATTTTTTAGAATTTGTTGTTCCTGGTGCTCACTCAGATTTGGGAGGAGGGTATCAATCTTTACAAGCGTATAGAGAGATTTCGACAAATGGTAAGGTAGATTATCTATTACCTTTACTTGAGCGTAAACGAATTAAAAGGATTACTGAACGAGTTGGTATTTCTGGTCGAGATAATGCTAAGAAAAAGGTCAGAGAGAAGCTTGAGGCGGTAATTGAAAAAGAAAAGCTACTTGGTTGGCAGCGTAGTGACTTCCATATTGACGACTCTAAGATAGTTTATCGAGGTCGTCATGATCAGGCATATCTAATTGGTACCCTTGAATTAAAACGTAGAGTCGAAGGCGATCTTTCTAGGCTTTATCTCAGGGTTATGTATGGCTTTGCTGAACATGCAGATGTTCCAATTAATGATGATGATGGACTGATTTGGACAGAGGAAGGCGACAGTTTCTACTCTGTACCAAATCAAGTAGGTGGTGTTCCTTTTGCAGGTATATGTGAAGATGCGCTTAAGAAAGCTAAAGAAGGTGAGCTTCTAGCTGATTTAGATGTATCAGAAGCGGATAAAATTGTAGATAGTAAGATAATGAATGATTTCACCAAAGCAAATTTAATTCACCATTCGTCAGACGATTCTATTGCGAATAAGCCTCATAAAGAAGGAAGTACTTATGTTCGTGAAATTTTTGCGTGTAAGAAGGATAGCTAA
- a CDS encoding tetratricopeptide repeat protein: MMLVKVFRRSGVVLALWACAISGAMAGNDLSELNAEQAFEKGKLLRWQLHHQEALPYLRHAAEKGSAEAAYIYSIELEDGSEKQGEEEYHYALRAAEQGNLLAMLKVSSSSNPERDEIRQEWEEKTQQAILERAEAGNPEAMLLLHSTLEKEKDKMAWLEKAVAANHPEAKFKLAQAYEAGYDWFFIPGKRSKETKRLYQESAEQGYPPAMKAYMEQLLAKKKTREEGFEWMKKLAEIGRADSLLLIANTYAEDRQMRDIVPQDRVKALSYLYAYFESMATPKSHDSLHRAYQKKIAIHRSLLSEEEGLKADAMAEDYLANHTVRAYDDLWQWGVDYGERTTPEQPQKNEAGE, translated from the coding sequence ATGATGTTGGTGAAGGTATTTCGTCGGTCTGGGGTAGTGTTGGCCTTGTGGGCTTGTGCTATCAGTGGGGCGATGGCTGGTAATGACTTAAGTGAGCTCAATGCTGAACAGGCATTTGAAAAAGGTAAACTCCTGCGTTGGCAACTGCATCATCAAGAAGCACTTCCATACTTAAGACATGCGGCAGAAAAGGGCAGTGCAGAGGCTGCTTATATTTATTCTATTGAACTTGAGGATGGCTCAGAAAAACAAGGCGAAGAAGAATACCATTACGCGCTTAGAGCGGCTGAACAAGGCAATTTACTGGCAATGCTTAAAGTTTCTTCAAGTTCAAACCCTGAACGAGATGAGATTAGGCAAGAATGGGAAGAAAAGACCCAACAAGCCATTTTAGAACGTGCTGAAGCAGGTAATCCTGAAGCGATGTTATTGCTTCATTCCACACTCGAAAAAGAAAAAGATAAAATGGCATGGCTGGAAAAAGCCGTAGCAGCCAATCACCCTGAAGCGAAGTTTAAACTTGCTCAAGCATATGAAGCTGGGTACGACTGGTTTTTCATTCCCGGAAAGCGCAGCAAAGAGACTAAGCGCTTGTATCAAGAATCGGCAGAACAAGGTTATCCACCAGCGATGAAAGCGTACATGGAACAGCTTCTCGCTAAAAAGAAAACCCGTGAAGAAGGTTTTGAATGGATGAAAAAACTCGCAGAGATTGGGCGAGCCGATAGCCTACTTTTGATCGCCAATACCTATGCGGAAGATCGCCAAATGCGTGATATTGTGCCGCAAGACAGAGTTAAAGCGCTTAGTTATCTCTACGCCTATTTTGAATCAATGGCGACTCCAAAATCTCATGACTCTTTGCATCGTGCTTATCAAAAAAAGATCGCGATACACCGTTCTTTACTAAGTGAAGAGGAAGGGTTAAAAGCGGATGCAATGGCTGAAGATTACTTGGCAAACCATACAGTGCGAGCCTACGATGATCTTTGGCAATGGGGCGTGGATTATGGTGAGCGTACAACGCCAGAACAACCTCAAAAAAATGAGGCGGGAGAATAA